In Leptospiraceae bacterium, one DNA window encodes the following:
- a CDS encoding histidine kinase, giving the protein METSEEITKQVNSTDNLSILLYYLTPKIENHIENIIFAITIKHQRSNLQNTIYTAVKEMIINGIKANIKKIFFEENFLDITDAGDYKFGMGVIKKRTSDDWIKEYGQKAKEQNIKVQANFHYNENGLRVDVVNDVPLLSFEEKRIRKKLLEGDKYNDIVDYYKKHSDQTEGEGLGLVLNLLLLKSENMDPNLFRIGVINGKTISRIEFPFSNEFISFRGESPDINGELEILL; this is encoded by the coding sequence ATGGAAACAAGTGAAGAGATAACAAAACAAGTAAACTCAACCGACAATCTTTCAATCTTATTGTATTACCTAACACCAAAAATCGAAAATCACATAGAAAATATTATTTTTGCAATTACCATAAAGCACCAAAGATCAAACCTTCAAAATACAATTTATACAGCAGTAAAGGAAATGATTATCAATGGCATAAAAGCCAATATCAAAAAGATTTTTTTTGAAGAGAACTTTCTCGACATTACAGATGCCGGGGATTATAAATTCGGTATGGGTGTAATCAAGAAAAGAACTTCAGACGATTGGATAAAAGAATACGGACAAAAAGCCAAAGAACAGAATATCAAAGTACAAGCAAATTTTCACTATAATGAAAACGGGCTTAGAGTTGATGTGGTAAATGACGTTCCGTTACTCAGTTTCGAAGAAAAAAGAATTCGCAAGAAATTATTGGAAGGAGATAAATACAACGATATTGTGGATTACTATAAAAAACATTCTGACCAGACCGAAGGAGAAGGTTTAGGGCTTGTCCTGAATCTTTTGCTATTAAAATCAGAAAATATGGATCCAAATTTATTTCGTATCGGAGTAATAAACGGTAAAACTATCAGTAGAATTGAATTTCCTTTTTCAAATGAATTCATTAGTTTTCGAGGAGAAAGTCCGGATATCAATGGAGAATTAGAAATATTGCTCTAA
- a CDS encoding M23 family metallopeptidase: MIKSKYQTIFFIFFIAFGFIFSPIFSEKKKNYKTNHSIKLEEIHRVEKDFEFVLTSRKFFPGELVCLTISSKSKKMKEKDFQIFWKGEEYPLYNLQGKWLSFLPISPEEKPGYILLEVKHGTWYTGKIKKKYEVEIHKSQFIVQERQSITLPQKYVSKTLPKDILEFIKECEKKKLIAFQSDSKIMLEDDFVFPLREKKISSPFYIQRNYNKKKGRPHGGVDFRGKTGNPIFAIQSGKVVLSRPMYFEGVFTVIDHGAKIFSFYMHQSETLVKEGDFVKKGSLIGRVGSTGMSTGPHLHLGMKVRGTLIDPLSAIALKLKALTI; the protein is encoded by the coding sequence ATTTTCTCTGAAAAAAAGAAAAACTACAAAACTAATCATTCTATTAAGTTAGAAGAAATTCATCGAGTAGAAAAAGATTTTGAATTTGTATTGACATCTAGGAAATTTTTCCCGGGAGAATTGGTCTGCCTTACAATTTCTTCAAAATCAAAAAAAATGAAAGAGAAAGATTTTCAGATTTTTTGGAAAGGTGAAGAATATCCGCTTTACAATCTACAAGGGAAGTGGTTGTCTTTTCTCCCTATCTCTCCTGAAGAAAAACCGGGGTATATCTTGCTGGAAGTTAAGCATGGCACTTGGTATACGGGCAAAATAAAAAAGAAATACGAGGTTGAAATTCACAAGTCTCAATTCATTGTGCAAGAAAGGCAAAGCATCACTCTTCCTCAAAAATACGTGTCAAAAACTTTACCAAAAGATATTTTAGAATTCATTAAAGAATGCGAAAAGAAAAAGTTAATTGCCTTTCAATCTGATTCAAAAATTATGCTGGAAGATGATTTTGTATTTCCTTTGAGAGAGAAAAAAATTTCCAGTCCTTTCTATATTCAAAGAAATTATAATAAAAAGAAAGGTCGTCCTCATGGAGGAGTGGACTTTAGAGGAAAGACTGGAAATCCAATTTTTGCTATTCAAAGTGGTAAGGTCGTGCTCTCTCGTCCAATGTACTTTGAGGGAGTCTTTACTGTGATTGATCATGGAGCAAAGATTTTTTCATTCTATATGCATCAATCTGAAACACTTGTAAAAGAGGGAGATTTTGTTAAAAAAGGATCTCTTATAGGAAGAGTAGGCTCTACAGGTATGTCAACCGGACCTCATCTTCATCTCGGTATGAAAGTAAGAGGAACACTGATAGACCCTTTATCTGCGATTGCTTTAAAATTAAAAGCTCTTACGATATAA